The Saprospiraceae bacterium genomic interval AAATGGTTATTTTCTGATGAATGCCAGTATTGGAAGAATCATGGGTCCATATTTTTATATGCAGTGTGGTGTTGAAAACCTGGGAGATTACACAGACCCTTACAATCTCCCTCAGCTTCCAGGCAGGTTGTTGTTTGTTAAATTGAATTTTAAACTTTATAAAAATAATACAATATGAAATGGTATTTAAAATTGATGACACTCGGATTGTTGACTTTTATTATTTCCTGTGATGAAGATGATGATCCTGCGGTAAGTGGAGTATTATCTGTGCAAGTGAACAATTTACCTGCAGATCCTCCAACGGGGTATGATCCGAATACCGGAGCGCCTATTGGTACAACGAATAAGTATAGTTTCTTCCGGTTTTCAGACAGCACCATTGTCGCTGGAATCGATAGCGCAACAACCAAATGGGATATTGGATTCAGAGCTCAGGACATTATTGTGAATTCAGGATCCAGTGGGCCGGGCAGTGCAGCTGCTTTTACATTTACAGGTTTATTTAATGAACTGGATTCAGTTCCGGCAGACAGCATATTCAAACAAGATCAGCTTGGGTCTCTGGCTATTGGAAGAACCTGGTATAATTACGATCCCGTGGCTATGGTGTTGATTCCAAAACCCGGAAGAGTAATTGTTATCCGAACTGCTGACAATAAATACGTCAAGATGGAAATCCTGAGTTATTACAAAGACTCACCGGCAAGTCCGAAATTTACGGATCCGGCAAGGTATTATTCATTCAGATATGTGTATCAGAAGGATGGAACTACGAGTTTTAAATAAATGCAAGGATGTTTTTTTTTTGGTAAATAGTTAATACTATCGTTTCGACCCGGTTTTCAGTAATGATACCGGGTTTTTTGTTTCCTATTCGATTTCAGCTTCATTTGGCCGAAAGTATTTGTATAAATCTGATTTTGCCAAAGAGCCTTGAAGTCACTGCGTTTTCCAGTAGATGTTTTGTAAAAACCGAATCGCTCCGAATCCCTGGTCCGTATAATAGATATTAAATTGATGGGCATTGTCGTCGTTGTAGTAAACGGATTTTATTGAATTCTGGCCCAGCATCAGATCATCTTTGTACAGATACCTGATGGTATTGAATGGAATAAAACCGCGATCGAGTACCGGAAATTGCATCAATTGAATTTCACCGGAATTTTCAATGGATATAGAGAAGTTCAAAAGGTCTGCCAACAAAGGACCATCGTAAGTGCTGTGTCGTTCGTCAAGGACGACAGTTAATTGAATATTGATGGCGTTCACGGGATGAGCTTTGTTTAGATTGTTGTACTTGAATAAATAGGATTTTGTAGAGTATCCAACAGGTCGTTTTTGTAAACTGTCCTGGGGACACACGATGTAAAATTGGGAATGATCAATGTCAAGTACCTTCTTGTATTCAGTCAGTTGAAAAGATAAACTATCTTCTGTCCTGGATTTAAATCTGAGTATTTGATCAGGCAGCTCTTTTATCCAATCAAGACTTGAATTTGC includes:
- a CDS encoding HmuY family protein, with translation MKWYLKLMTLGLLTFIISCDEDDDPAVSGVLSVQVNNLPADPPTGYDPNTGAPIGTTNKYSFFRFSDSTIVAGIDSATTKWDIGFRAQDIIVNSGSSGPGSAAAFTFTGLFNELDSVPADSIFKQDQLGSLAIGRTWYNYDPVAMVLIPKPGRVIVIRTADNKYVKMEILSYYKDSPASPKFTDPARYYSFRYVYQKDGTTSFK